Below is a window of Lacibacter sp. H407 DNA.
AAAACAGTGAGAAATGGTTTGTAGTTTTTCTTCCTATACACATCAACGCCCAAAAGAATTCCTACAATTAGAAGGTCCAGCACATCAGTAATGGTCAATGCATCCCAAACGCTTAATCCAAAACTACTACTCAGTCCCCGTCCTACGCCGGGCCCGATTGCCAGAATTCCGGTGGCAATCATATACCGCATATGTGAGTCGGGCGATTTGCGAGTGATCATTGCCAGGCTCCAGAAAATTGCAAATGTTAAAAAACCCCTCATATCAAGCACAATGAAGGCAAGCATATTCTGCTCTGGTACATTTGCCTGCAAGCCCCGATAATAACCTCCTCTGCCGATCAGGAACAATGAGATGATAATGAGTGGCCCCAGCACCCAAGAAACTTTTCCGATTGTTCTGTGTAGGTTGGCACGGCCGTATTGTATCAGTAAAGGCTGTACGATCAGCAACAGCATCCATGTCATCAGCAACGCACCGTGGACATGGATCAGCGTTGTTATATTTTTAAATTGCGGGAACAGGCTTGTATACGATTGATAAAAGCCCCATTGCACTGCAATTAAAATAAGGAATATAAAAATGGCCGTGTTACGATACACTTGTTGCATGGACTGTTTTTTGTGAGTGGAGATTGAGTAGGGTGAAACTACCTGTTTTCTTTAACAATTGCAAGCCGCTTTCTTTTTTTGATTTCTTCTGCAATGCGTTTGGAGCGGTATTCTGAGAGAGAACATGTAAATCCCATGGCATAGCAAGAGAATTCAGCCTAACAGAATGAACTTTTGTATTTTTAATCAGCATTTGAAATGGCCAAATGAACTTCCAATTACGGTACAACAAAAATGCGATAACGTACTATGCCATATTCATCAATCTTTCAAAAAGTACTACTATATGACTCTAATTAAAGAAATAGTTACTTGTATCATTTTCTTATGCACAACAACTTCAGTAAAGGCTCAGTCGGGTGCGAACACTGCGTCAAAAGATTCGTTATTTAATATAATTCAAAAGATGGATAGTGTTTTTTTTAACGCATTTAATGCATGCGATACTTCTAAAACAAAAACATTGTTTACGAAGGATCTGGAATTTTATCATGATGCCGGAGGACTTACAAACTATGATCAAAATCTGAATTCCATCAGATATCGGTGTAATAATAAAGCCAAAGTGAGGAGAGAGTTAGTAAAAGAAAGTCTTGAGGTATATCCAATTGCAAATTATGGGGCCATTCAAATTGGGTTACATAAATTTTATTATACCGAAGCCGGTAAAAGTGAACAGTTGGATGGAACTTTCCGATTTGTCCACATTTGGGTGCATACAAACAATGAATGGAAAATATCAAGAGTAATAAGTTACGATCATTAAACCGGGCTTTGCAGGCACATCCTAAAATGCTATGCCAA
It encodes the following:
- a CDS encoding nuclear transport factor 2 family protein, which translates into the protein MDSVFFNAFNACDTSKTKTLFTKDLEFYHDAGGLTNYDQNLNSIRYRCNNKAKVRRELVKESLEVYPIANYGAIQIGLHKFYYTEAGKSEQLDGTFRFVHIWVHTNNEWKISRVISYDH